In Castanea sativa cultivar Marrone di Chiusa Pesio chromosome 6, ASM4071231v1, a single window of DNA contains:
- the LOC142641593 gene encoding aspartic proteinase A1-like, which produces MNTKYRASLASLLLLLLLCPTVFSASNDGLIRIGLKKKKLDQSNRLAGRIDSKEQAKLRAPTKKYYLNGHLGDSEDASIVELKNYMDAQYYGEIGIGTPAQKFTVIFDTGSSNLWVPSSKCYFSVACFFHSKYKSGQSSSYQKNGKTAEIHYGTGAISGFFSQDHVKLGDLAVKDQDFIEATREPSITFLAAKFDGILGLGFQEISVGNAVPVWYNMVDQGLVQEPVFSFWLNRNIEGEEGGEIVFGGVDSDHYNGEHTYVPVTQKGYWQFDLDDVLVGGETTGFCGDGCSAIADSGTSLLAGPTTVVTQINHAIGASGIVSQECKTVVAQYGKTILDMLVTEAQPQKICSQIGFCTFDGTRGVSMGIESVLDENKDKTSDGVHDAMCTACEMAVVWMANQLRRNQTEEQILNYVNQLCDRLPSPNGESAVDCSSLSSMPDVSFTIGGQVFDLAPEQYVLKVGEGVAAQCISGFIALDVAPPRGPLWILGDIFMGRYHTVFDHGNSRVGFAEAA; this is translated from the exons ATGAATACCAAATATAGAGCCAGTTTGGCCAGTCTTCTTCTCTTGTTGCTTCTGTGCCCGACTGTTTTTTCTGCATCAAATGATGGGTTGATCAGAATTGGactgaaaaagaagaaattagaTCAAAGCAACCGGCTTGCTGGACGAATTGACTCTAAGGAACAGGCGAAACTAAGAGCTCctaccaaaaaatattatctcaaTGGTCATCTTGGAGACTCTGAGGATGCTAGTATTGTTGAACTAAAGAACTATATGGATGCTCAGTATTATGGTGAGATTGGTATTGGCACACCTGCACAAAAATTCACTGTGATATTTGACACGGGAAGTTCTAATCTTTGGGTACCCTCGTCCAAGTGTTATTTCTCA GTTGCTTGCTTTTTTCACTCAAAGTATAAGTCCGGCCAATCAAGTAGCTACCAAAAGAATG GTAAAACTGCTGAGATCCATTATGGAACTGGAGCAATCTCAGGTTTCTTTAGCCAGGACCATGTCAAACTTGGTGATCTGGCTGTTAAGGATCAG GATTTTATTGAGGCAACCAGGGAGCCGAGTATCACATTCTTGGCAGCCAAGTTTGATGGTATACTTGGACTTGGATTTCAAGAGATCTCAGTTGGGAATGCTGTTCCTGTTTG GTATAATATGGTTGATCAAGGTCTTGTACAAGAGCctgttttttcattttggttaaACCGCAATATTGAAGGGGAAGAAGGGGGTGAGATTGTGTTTGGTGGGGTTGATTCTGATCATTACAACGGTGAGCACACCTATGTTCCTGTGACTCAGAAAGGCTATTGGCAG TTTGATTTGGATGATGTACTAGTTGGTGGTGAAACAACTG GATTTTGTGGTGATGGTTGTTCAGCAATTGCTGATTCTGGAACATCTCTGTTAGCAGGCCCAACG ACTGTTGTTACTCAAATTAATCATGCGATTGGAGCGTCTGGGATTGTAAGCCAAGAATGCAAGACAGTGGTTGCACAATATGGGAAAACCATACTGGACATGCTGGTAACTGAG GCACAACCGCAAAAAATCTGCTCCCAGATTGGTTTCTGTACTTTTGATGGGACTCGTGGTGTTAG TATGGGCATTGAGAGTGTGTTGGATGAAAACAAAGACAAGACATCTGATGGGGTGCATGATGCCATGTGTACCGCTTGTGAGATGGCAGTGGTATGGATGGCAAATCAATTGAGGCGGAATCAGACAGAAGAGCAGATATTGAATTATGTCAATCAg CTGTGTGACCGGCTTCCCAGTCCAAATGGAGAATCAGCAGTTGATTGCAGCAGTCTATCTTCCATGCCTGATGTTTCGTTCACCATTGGTGGTCAAGTATTTGACCTTGCACCAGAGCAG TATGTTCTTAAAGTGGGTGAGGGAGTTGCAGCTCAATGCATTAGCGGATTTATTGCTTTGGATGTGGCCCCCCCTCGTGGACCTCTCTG GATTCTGGGGGATATTTTCATGGGTCGTTATCACACAGTGTTCGACCATGGGAATTCAAGAGTTGGATTTGCTGAAGCAGCTTAA
- the LOC142638535 gene encoding mitogen-activated protein kinase kinase kinase 18-like produces the protein MDWTRGQTIGHGSSATVSLATSHNSGDIFAVKSSELSKSEFLQREQKILSSLNSPRIVSYEGCDITMESNMVMYNIIMEYISGGTLTDAIRNHGGCLKESVIGYYTRQIAQGLEYLHSEGLVHCDIKGRNILISEDGAKIADFGCAKWVDKAEEVPIAGTPMFMSPEVVRGEEQGFAGDIWALGCTIIEMATGGAPWPNVADPVSVLYQIGYSGDLPEFPRFLSEQAKDFLDKCLRRSPKERWTASQLLKHPFLEELDSSAKPIQESNSSSPTCILDQGFWNSLDESESVSNLIGTTREGNLLGDDRIRRLSLFSGVPSWTWDDHWITIRGNNCEESNIIMDDVEGEADVICGSQTASISNGMEELDTVGVDGFNFLDNNVNSSSGNLLGLCNCRNSLAALSNLHFERDRDKLLLPLISSLLSS, from the coding sequence ATGGACTGGACTAGAGGACAGACCATAGGCCATGGCTCATCAGCCACCGTTTCCCTAGCCACCTCTCACAACTCCGGTGACATTTTTGCCGTGAAGTCATCCGAGCTATCGAAATCGGAGTTCTTGCAAAGAGAGCAaaaaattctatcttctttAAATAGTCCTCGTATTGTTAGCTACGAGGGGTGTGACATTACAATGGAGAGCAACATGGTCATGTACAACATTATTATGGAGTATATTTCCGGAGGCACGCTTACTGATGCAATTCGCAACCATGGAGGCTGCCTTAAAGAGTCAGTGATTGGATATTACACGCGACAGATTGCACAAGGGCTAGAGTACTTGCATTCAGAGGGCTTGGTACATTGTGACATTAAAGGTAGGAACATTTTGATTAGTGAAGATGGTGCAAAAATTGCTGATTTTGGGTGTGCTAAGTGGGTTGATAAGGCGGAGGAGGTTCCTATTGCTGGCACCCCAATGTTTATGTCGCCGGAGGTGGTGCGTGGAGAGGAGCAGGGGTTCGCTGGTGACATTTGGGCACTTGGGTGCACAATTATTGAAATGGCTACTGGTGGTGCACCGTGGCCTAATGTGGCTGACCCGGTATCAGTCCTGTACCAAATTGGATATTCCGGTGATTTGCCTGAGTTTCCAAGATTTCTATCCGAGCAAGCAAAGGATTTCTTGGATAAGTGCCTAAGGAGGAGCCCAAAGGAGCGGTGGACAGCAAGTCAACTTTTAAAGCATCCATTTCTTGAGGAATTAGATTCTAGTGCAAAGCCCATTCAAGAATCCAATTCAAGTTCTCCGACATGTATTCTTGATCAAGGCTTTTGGAACTCACTGGATGAGTCCGAAAGTGTTAGCAATTTGATTGGCACAACGCGTGAGGGAAACCTCCTGGGTGATGATAGGATCAGACGGTTGTCGTTGTTTTCAGGGGTACCCAGTTGGACATGGGATGATCATTGGATCACAATAAGAGGGAATAATTGTGAAGAAAGCAATATTATTATGGATGATGTGGAAGGTGAAGCTGATGTAATTTGTGGGTCACAAACAGCTTCCATTAGTAATGGTATGGAAGAGCTGGACACAGTTGGTGTCGACGGGTTCAATTTTTTAGACAATAATGTAAATAGTAGTAGTGGGAATTTATTGGGTTTGTGTAATTGTAGGAATAGTTTAGCAGCTTTGAGCAATCTCCATTTTGAGAGGGACAGAGACAAGTTGTTACTTCCTTTAATTTCAAGTCTTTTAAGTTCGTaa